The genomic stretch CCTGGTGATGATCAGGTTTGCGAGGTAGTCCGGGTTCCGTACGAGGAAGTCCAGCTTCTGCAGCTTGCGCTGGGACTGGATCGCCCGAACGGCTGTGTCGGGTACCTGCGGCCAGTCGGCGCAAGGTTCACCCAGCCGATCCAGGATGAACAGGACTCGTACCGCCGTCTGGCCTGTGGTCGGTGAAGGACTGACCGCGACCACCCCCTTGGACCTGCCCGAACGTCCAGGACCCTCACTGATTGCTGATCATCGGTCACTCACCATACAAGCGAACATCACCGAATTACCCCCGTGTGGCGCGATCGGCCCGGAAATCTCGATCGGCCGGAGGAGTGAACCCCGCGGTGTCGCCTGTGGTGTCGTATGCGCTTCATGGCGTAGGGCACTGGTTGACGGGACACCGACGTGCCGGTGCCAAGCTCGTACGTAGACAGACCGAGGGACGGAGCCCGATCGTGGTGAACGCCAGCAGTGCGCCTTTGTCCTACGTGCCGTGGTCCCCCGAGGAACCCGGCTGGACGACCGACCAGGCAGGCATCCGCGGCGCCGAATGGCTCATGGAACAACCGGGCCAGAAGCTGGTCTTGGTCCCCCAGCTGCAGAACTACCAGCAACACCCGATGGCCCAGCACGTACGGAACGCCGTCGTCGCCAAGCGCGGCGCCCTGTCGGGGTGGGACCGCGGCCCGGTACTGGCACCATGGCCAACCCGGGAGATCGTGGGCGATCTCGCCAGTGACCTCCGGGGCCGGGCGACAGCCATCTGCGTCATTCCATGGGGCACCGATCCCCTCCTGACCGCGTGGCTGCGCGCACGCCGTGCGGTGAGCGTGGTCGACGGCTCCGTACACCCCGAGGCGGACGAACCGCTGCTGGAGCCGGTGGTCGAGGCGGCGATGACCGAGCTGGGGCAGCACGTGAACCACGCCAACGCCCTCGCCAGCCACATCGACAAGGCGTTCGCCTTGCACACGCTGCTGAAACTGCACGAGGCGGGCTACCGGTGGGACGTCGACAAGCTGTGCGGCTGGGCGCTGGGTCATGGCTTCACCGGCGCAGAGGAAGACCGTCTACGGCAGTACGCCACCAAGGTGCTTGAGGGATCCACGTTCCGACCGCTTCCGACCGACCCCTTCTCCCCCGGTGCCGTTCAGCGATGGCAGGACCAGGCGTCTTAGCTGCACGCGGTGAGGTCTGGCGCGGTACCGTGTCGCGCCATGACGCTGAGGACCAGCAGGGACCTTATGGCCTGGCAGCCGCCCACCGGCTGGCGCGAGCTGAGCAGCGAACAGCGCCACGCCTACCTCGAGCGCCACGGCATACGGATCCCGCTGAGGCCGGCCGACTGGGAGCAGATGGATCACGACCGGCGCATGGGCTACCTCTCCTGGCACTCCCGGATCCTGAGCGACACCCCCGATGCGCGGGCGGCCAAGGAGCGCGAGTTCCGCAAGGACCTGCGAGCCTGGAACGTGCTGATGGGCTGGTGGATCCTGTGCCTCCTCGTCGGGCTGGGCATCGTCTGGGGAGCCGGCGCGGCCGGTGAAGGCATCGGGCTGCGCATCGGCATCACGCTCTTCGCGGGCGTGGGGTACACCATGGCGATCTTCATACCGATGCTGATCAGCAGGCCCTCCCCGCCCCGCACCTGATCCTTCGTCGGTGCTCGGCCCGAAATTCGGTGGCTGAGGGAACTACGGCCGTGCCAGGCTCCAGCCACCGAAGGGGCGTAGCTCAGCTCGGCCAGAGCAGCGGATTCCAAACCCGTGCGCCGCAGGTTCGAATCCTGCCGCCCCTGCGCGAACGGCAGCGCGTCCAGGTCCTCATGGGACCTGGCCGCTCGCTCATGAGCCGACGAACTGGGGCGTCACGCCAGTGCGCTGCAGGAACTGCCGAGCACCGCGCAGTGTGGTGCGCAGATTGCGCTGGGCCGCCCGCTGTCGAGGCGTACGTCGAGGGCGCCGGGAAGGGTGCTGCCGGCCCGCAGGCCCGTGGGCAACCGGGCGTCGTCGAGGCCGTCCCGCTTGGCGATAAGGATGCCGAGGTCGTGACGGCTCAGCGCGTCGGGCCCGCCGAGATGGTGCATGCCGGCCGCGTCGCACGAGGCCAACTCCAGCAGGGCGGCGGCCAGATCGGCGACGTGCACCGGGCAGCGGACGTCGTCGGTGAATCGATGAGCAGACCGACCTGACCATCCACGGCGTGATCCTCGCCGCCCACGCCGACGCTGCGGCCCTGCGCAATGCCGAACCTGGAGCAACTGGCCGCCAGCGATCCTCGGTCCGTGCCTCAGCGGGTCCTGACCGCCATCTTCGCCACTGCCCTCGCCGCCGATGAGATCGACGCCTGGTACGAGGCCTACTTCGAGGACTGACTGAGTCGGCGGCGGTTACGGTCATCGGTCGTGTCCCTCGCCTCTTACACCTACACGCCGTCACCGCCCGCCTCGTCGGCAACTTGGAGAGTTCCGTGGGCGCCGAACACGGTGTGGAACACCACCTGCCCGCTGTTGGACGCAGCGTCACTGAACCAGCGGCTGGAGCGCAGTGCCTGGGCGACGCATTCGGCCAGTGCGTCACCGACGGGCGCGACGGACGTATCGGGCGCCACCAGCTCGGGCAGGTCATCCAGGTCCATGCCGTACTGCTCAAGGTGTTGGATGAGCAGGTGGGCCAGGGCGCGAGAGGGGTCGCTGGTTTGGCGCTGCCCGTCGTCGGGGTCCATCAGCCCGGGGAAGACCACGGCGCGGGTGAAGAAGTCGCACAGGGCCCCGAACGCCTCCGGGTCCGGGTGGTGGCTGCGGTCGTCGCGTGCCGTGAGGGCCCACTGCAGGATGACGTCCACGTGCGCGCGCCGGGCCCGCTCCGCCGCGTCTGGCGTGCCGGCGTCACCGGACCCGAGGGCGGCGGCCCCGGCGGTGCCGTCGGCCTCCACGGGAAGCGGCGCCGTGACGGGCAGAACGTCACCCAGCTCGGCCTGCCACCGTTCGAATGTCGCGGCTTCCTCCTCGGCGCGCTGGTAGGCCGCGTCGTACTTGGCGTCGCCGAGGACTGCGGCAGACTCCGCCCACCTCGCGAGGATCGCAGCGTGCTCCCACCGGTCCTCGGACGCAGGAAGCTGGTCGCGGCGCCCGTCCATGAGGGCCGGCAGCAGCGCGGTGATCGCCGCCGGCGCCGCCAGTACTGGGATCGGTAACGCGACGAGCTTGTCACCGTCTCGCTCCTGGTACGCCCAGCCCGCGGACGAGTTCCACACCAGCTCCAGCCCGTCCGGCCACTCCTCGGCGGTCAGCTCCGCAGCCCCGCCGGTCCACGCCCACCGGGCCTCCGCCGTACCCCGCACCTCTCCCCGGCGGACCGCGAATTCTGCATCCGCGTAGCCGGCGCGCGCGAGAGCGCCCTCGATGATGCGCGGGTACCTCTTCCAGCCCCTGAACTGGTCCACGGTGCGACCTCTCCTGCTGCTCCGAAACGGCACTGCCTCTGTCCCGGGCAGACTGCCAGCCGCCACCGACAACGCCGCCGCCGGTAACCGAACGGGAACCGAAAGCACGAGCATTCGTACGGCTCCTTGTGCTGGGCCGACTCCACCGCAGGGGCCAGCCCCGGAGCCGCTCACTCCCGTCACCCGCCCGTGCGTCTCCGTACGAAGCCGGCCCGCTCCGAGCCGCCGGCTGCCAAGGTGACATTCATGGAATCCGTCGACACCGCCCTGGACCGCCTCTGGCCCGCCGAGCTGCGCACCGACCATCTCTTCCTGCGGCCGGTCACCCACGAAGACGGACTCCTCGTGCACAAGCTGCTGACCGACGACCGGGTCCGCGCGCACCTCGGCGGTCCGGTCACGCAGGAGCGCGTCGCCGCCCGGCAGGCCGCCTACCCGACGACGGCCGGCGCGTGGACCGTCGTCCGCGTCGCCGACCAGCAACCGATCGGCCTGGTGACCATCGGCGCCGACCACAGGCGCGAGGGCCGCGCCGAAATCTCCTACCAGCTGCTCCCCTCCGCCTGGGGCGAAGGGCTGGGCAGGGAGGCCGTCGCCGCGGCCGTCAGCTGGTGGACGGACGCCGTCCCGGGCGGTGGCCCGCTGGTTGCGGTCACCCAGAAGGCCAACCTGGCCTCGTGCCGCATGCTGGAGTCGATCGGCATGATCGTCGTGGACGAGATCGACGAGCACGGTGCGCGCCAGTGCCTCTACACCCCCGCGGGCGACCAGGACGACAGCGATCTGCGCTGGGTCCGTCTGCTCGCCGAGCACCGGGACGCCGTCGAACGCCGACGAGGTGCCCAGGCACGCGCGACCGCGGCCGGCCAGGACCTCCCCGACGACCTCGCGGTGCTCACCCCCGAGGAGTTGGCCCGGCTGTGCCCCGCCCGTCACGGCGCCTACGGCCGAGTCTGCGCCCGCAGGGCCGATCACACGCCAGACCTTCACCTGGGCAGGGCGCAGGACGGCGCGTGGATCGCCTGGCTGACAACGGCTGGAGCTTCCTGACCGCTCGCCCCGGCGCGGCCAAGGAGCGCGTCGGCGCTCAGAACTCGCTGGCGCGCATGGGGACGAGTTCGGCGACCTCGAACTGGGTGGTCTCCGGGTGCAGTTCGAGGAAGCGGGCGATGACCTGGGGGTGAGCCTGGCCGACGAACAGGTCCAGCGCCACAGGGTCGAGGGGACCGTCGTCCAGCTGCAGGTACGTCATGGCCAGATGGGCGCCGTGATGCAGAGCGTCTTTCTCGGTGGGGTAGGTCCAGGTGCTCAGCCCGCGTCGCGGCTCGCTGCGGTGCAGCAGAACCCACGGTCCGCCGGCCGCCCCCTCAGGCGCGTTGGCCAGGGCCCGGCAGGTGCGGCACCACGACGCGTTCGCGGCGAGCCGCTCCGCTGAACCGGCCCCCCACACCGGTTCTGGCACGACGATGCGCGCGGCTGTCGGCCGTACGGGCAGGGTCTGCGGCTCCCGGGTGAGCAGTTCGGGGACCTGGTAGGCGGTGCGGGCGCGGCCTTTCCGGCCTGCCGGGAGCTGCCACAGAGCCCGCGGCCACGGCTCATCGAAGGTTACCGAGGGGCTGCTGCTGAACGGTCGGCCGAGGCCGGCCAAGTCCCTGTGGGACGGTTTCGGCTCCTCCCCGGGAGGCAGCGGCAGCAGCCAGCCGGCCGCGTCCTTCACCCAGCCCTGCCGGCAGCCGCCACACCAGTGCACGGCGGCAGCCTGCTCGGCGGGGCTGTCGTACCAGTCCGGCTCCTCCCGGCCCAGCCCTAGCCGCGTCATGGCGGTCGGCTTCTCGCACGGGCAGGACGCGAACCGGTACAGCTGCACATCGGGCTGCTCGTCGCGCGAAGCGTGCAGCCACGCCCGGTGGACACCCAGCGCCTCTGCCAGCGCCTCCCGCTCACGTTCTCCGGGCCGGGACCGGCCCGCCGCCCAGTGCCCGATCTGGTGCGCGCCGACGCCGACGTCGCCGCCCAGGCCGACGGCTGTCTTCGCGGCCGCCTCTTGCAGCAGCCGCAGGCGTCGCGCGAAGGGAGCCAGCTCCAGCAGCGCCCACACCGGATGGTCACCACGGGGTTCGACGTACTCCAGATCGTCTTCCCACACCTCATGGAGCTCGTTGTAGGACGTGGCGTGCTCGGCCAACGTCTCGATCACCCACCCGCGCACCGCAGCGTCGTGTGCCCACTGCTCACCGGTAGCCTCACGCGCCGCCGCGTCCGCGTTCTCCTCCAGCACCAGCTCCTCGTGCATCGGGAACACCAACTCCTCGACGGCCAGCAGTGCCCGGGAGGCGACGACACGACGAGCAGGCTCCGGCACCGCGCCGTTCAGCACACCCGACAGCACGTCGACGGCCCGCACCACCAGCCGGTCCTGCTGCTTCCCCCACCTGCTCACCCTGGCCCCCCTCCCGCGGCCGCCGCGGCCCCGCACGTGCCACATCATCCCGACTACGACACGGACTCGGGCGACAACGACCGAAGTTCACCCACACCAGAGCAGACCCGCCTCACCTCTCGGCCGGCCACCAGCGCCCAGCGTCAGGCCCAGCACAGCCGCTGGCTACGCGGCCACATACGCGGTGCCCGCCGACCGCCTCGGCGCCGTCGCCGAACAGGCCGAACTCGCCCCCGCGCCCGCCCGACCCTGCGCCGTAGCAGCCGGACAACCAGCACGCATGCCGCACCCCAACACACTCGACTACGCTGCGCGTTGTCGTCAGGGCGAAGGAAGGGCGGGCTGTGGCCAAGCGGACGAGCGGCCCCGAGAAGAACCGCAAGGAGCCGATGTCCGGCGTCGCGCGCCGGCTGTGGGCGTTCTCCGGCAACGAGTGCGCCTGGGGCGACCCGCACTGCCCAACGCGGCTGGTCACGGATGAGGGCGCCTGGGTCGGCAAGATCGCCCACATCATCGGCGCTGAGCCCGGCAGCGCCCGGCACGAGGCATGGGACGGCCGGGACGTCGAACAGCTGAGGGACTTCGACAACCTGATGCTGCTGTGCGGGGTGCACCACGACCTGATCGACAGCAGCGTCACCCGGGACAACTACACCGTCGAGTACCTGCGCGCGGTCAAACAGAAGCATGAGGGCACGTACCGGTACACGGTCGACGACATCGAGGCCGAGTTCCGGGACACGGTCAACGGCTTCCTGGTGCGGCCCGCCACCACCATGCGCCGCTTCTTCGCCTGGGAGGACGCCGACCAGGATCCGTCGGACGAACAGGACGTCCTCGAACTGGTCAACCGCTTCGCGGGGCGTGTCGGCGGCCTCACGCGGATGGCCCGACAGGTCCTCGCCCTCGTGGTCCACGAGGAGACCACGGACTTCGAACTGGTGTTGCGGCGCTTCTCGGCGGACCGTACGACGCTGCTCAGCGTCGTACGCGAGCTCCAGAAGGCGGAGATGGTCTACCTCCACGACGAGGAATACGACGAGGACCGCGGACAACTGTCCCTGCTCGGTGGCGCTCTGGAGGGTGTCTCCGAGATGTGGGACGAGCTTCGGGGCTTCTGCCTCGACGAGAAGGTCGACCTGAAGGAGATCCTGGTGGATCTCGACTTCTCCCGCCTGGACTGAGCCGTCGGCGACTGTACGAACCGCCCCGGGAGTGACGGCCCCGGCCGTACTGCGTCCCGTCACGGGGACCGGGGCCTGTCCCGCACACTCCATTCCGGCACGGGCCACAGCGAGACTAATGGGTGAGCCGAGAGCTCCAATACGGCTCTCTGCGGGCTCGACTCACCGGCCGGGACGAAGTACCGCGCAACGGCGCGGCACCGGGACTCCCCTGGCGTGTTCATGCAGCCGGCCGCCGTACAGGACAGCTACCACGAGCGGCGCCACCGACTGCACCGTTCTCCCCATCCTGGACTCGGGCCGTGTCCGCCTCAGCGGGCCCAGCAGCGACACCGTAGAAGCCACCGAAAGCCTCGACCCCGCTCTTCCCCTCCAGCTGAGCAAGCAGCGCTGCCGCTGCCACGCCGCGAGCAAGCTCACTCGCCGTCCGGACCACACGGTTCTGCGCGCGTCCCGACCGAGGACGACCGTCGCTGAACTGCAGCACGTCACCGTTCTCGCCCAAGCTGCCGCCAGCGCGCTCGGCTTCACCACGTAGCCAGTTCTTGGCCTGCTCGCGAGAATGGCCCCATTGCCTGAGCTTGTACGCGATATCACTGCCGCACAGCGGAACAGCGAAATCCAGAAAGAGCCGCAGCTCCTCAATAGCATCCAGCGGTTCGGGCTGACGCATGAAAATACCCCCTAAAACTAAACGACAACGCAAGAATTTGAGAACCCCGAAACCGGCTAGAGAAGCGGTTGCGTTCCGGGCGAAAGCGAGCAAGAAGCATCAGTCGGGAAGACGCCGTCACGATCGGGCCACACGGCCTGCCAGTACGGCACAGCGGTATCCCGGCCATACACCGCCCGTAGCATCGCGAAGGGCTCCAAGGACTCCACGGGGCGCATGAGCAGCCGGAATCCGTTCGCGAGAAGCCCGTCCAGGACCTCACCGGCGACCGGACCAGACGATCCGGCGAACCGCTCGACGACGGAATGGAGCACGCCCTGCATCGCCCTGACGTCCAGGCCGGCCATCACGAACTCATGCCCCAAAGACTCGTGCAGACCGACGGTGTAGCAATAGGCGGCAGAACCCTCATCAGCAAGAACCGCCTGGACGGCGAACCCGTGCTCCGCGATAATCTCACGCAGTCGAGCAACGTACTCCGTCATGAAATCGGGCAGACACACACGGCAATCCGCGTCCCCGCAGGAATCGTAAGGTCGGCCCTCCGGCAAAACACTGGCCGCGACATCGGGTGTGAAATCCAGATCGCGAACAACCAACTGGGACCGGTCGTCCTCCTGATGGAACGACTCCAGAGCCGGAAGATCGATCAAACCCCACCGGCCCTGCGACAGGTCACCGCCCAGGCACGACCACCCGTAAGCCTCACCGCTCGCGTCATCGACCTCCACGACGTACCACTCGCCCCAGGCGGAGAAGTACCGGAGGCCGACCACCCTGTGCCCATGCGGCTCCAAGACCGTTGCCCACAGACCCGGGATCTCGGCCAGCACCGCCGGAGCCGGATAGAAGTCGTGGCCGCGCTCCCCGCGCCACACCTCAGGCGGCCGCGTCCCGACCGGAGCACCCCCCTGCACGGAACGCTCGGGCGCGGGCTGGGCACGGAAGACGACCTGCTCCACATCCGGGTGGTAGATCGAGGCCTCGTCGCCGTCCCAGCGCACCGTGTACGTCTCCAGGTCGCCGGGCAAGGCGCGCAGTTCGGGGACGGTCTCCATCGCCCGGAGGAAGAGGGCGATGAACACCTCCTCAGGGATCCCGGAATCGGCAGAAACGGTGGTTCGCTCCCAGGGGTGCCCGAGGAAGCGCATGCGGATGTCCGCCATGATCAGTTCTCCAGTGGTTCGTGGGTGGTGGAGGCCGGGGAGTGGCTTGCCGTTGTGCGCGTCGTTGATCCGGGCGATCGCGGAGCGGCGGCGCAGCGCCGCCGCATGCGTCACCGGCCAACCGGCCCCGACGGGGGGAAGGGGGGAAGAGCCCGGATCAGGAGTCGGACGACTGCTGCGCCCGGTACTCGCCCACCACGGCGAGCACCGCGATGCCGAGAAGGCCGGCCCCCTCGCCCGCCATCCAGTCGCCGAGCGTCGCTCCCGGGCTGTTGCTCAGCCGTTGGATGAGGTCGTGCACGCCGACATGCGGAACGCCCTCGACGTCGCAGCCAGCCTCGAAATGTCCGAACTGCGGGACGTGCGCGTGGTAGTGCCCGTCTGTGCTCCAGTGAGGGTCCTGCCACAGCTCGAACACGGCGCTCGGGGCGTCCTCCTCCAGTCGCGCGGCGACCTCTTCGCAGAGGCCCAGCGCGGCGTCCCGGGAGCGGTAGACCTGCCCTAGCGTGAGGACCTCGGCAGGACCACGCTCGTACTCGCCGCGGAGGCCGTGCTCCCGCATGAGGTCGAGAAGCGGAACGAGTTCGCCAGCGGGTGCCGAATGGATGCGGAGCTGCAGATCAGCAGACACGTTTCGTCCTAGGTTCGAGCGCCACGACGGGCGCGCACATAGAAGGGGGAGGGGGGAGGGGCAGGGCCGCGTGTTTCGGGAGCGGCAGAGGTGAAGCAGAGGGCCTTCGGCTGTTCGGCCATCGCCCTCGCACCTGCAGAGACCGGCGGCGCGAGGCGACGGCGAAGACCGGTTGACGGTGGCCGTCAGAGCCGCGATGTCTCACGCCGCCAGTCGCGCGTCTCAGCGCGGCGAACCAGACGCCGGAACCAGGGCCCTTTTTCGCCCTCGTCGCTGTACCGACCCGGCAGGATCTTGCTTCCCACGGAGCCGGTCCGAGCGTTCTTGACCTTGCGACGCCTCGCGGGACGCTTCTTTGCCCCGGTTCCCGGGACGGGGGTACTCATGTCGAGATCAACTCCGCATTCGCCCCGATGTCTCACGCGTGGTCGTTCCCGGCGCAGTCGGGGCAGTCGTCGGGACAGCGATTCAGGGATTCGGGCACAGCCCGAGAGGGTTGGAAGGTCAGCGACTGAGGCTGTTCAGCTCACGCTTCACTCCTCACTGACCACCACCCGCACGCCCGACATGCGGCACTCCTGGCCGCGCACGATGTGGCCGTCCAGCCGGCCGTTGATCAGGTCGACAACCGCTCCGCACCCCGCGGACGGACAGCGGACGGCCATCACCCGGCCCTCGTCGTCGAGGAGGGGCATCTCGTGGGCGACAGCCATCGCGGTCTGCTCGCCCTTCAGGCGTACGGAGAAGGTCACCGCTCGCCCGGCCCGTATGTCATCGAGACACGACTGGCACAGGGGCTGCTTGCGGGCTCTGGCTGTGGCCGCTGGTGAAGGGGTCGCACGGTGGCCGTCAGGAGAGGCGCCGGGCGGCAAGCCCGTCTCGGGGTCGATCAAGAGGCTCGGGGCGGTGTGGCGTTCCAGCTCGTGAAACATGGTCGGGCGGCCGCAACAGGGGCATTTCATCAAATAGAACAACGCGAGCTCTCAGGATCGTCGGAGTGGGTGGGCGCGGACTGCCCCTGCGGGAAGGGCTGTCCTGCGGTGACTTGGGGCTGTCACGGGGAGATGCAGCCGGTGACCCCGGTCGGGTCGACTTCCTCGACGAGGCCGCGGGCGGCGGCCTGTTGGTCGGGTGGCTTGTCGGCGGGTTCTGCGGTTCCCCCGCCCCCGCGAGAACCACAATACACATGGAAACGGTAAAACGCAACAGTCGAGATTCTCGACCCCCATGCAAGGCACGGCCAGCCTCAACCTGAACGAGAGCGGGGGGCCGTCCGCCTCGGGACCCGGCCCCC from Streptomyces mirabilis encodes the following:
- a CDS encoding DUF4262 domain-containing protein, yielding MTHAAALRRRSAIARINDAHNGKPLPGLHHPRTTGELIMADIRMRFLGHPWERTTVSADSGIPEEVFIALFLRAMETVPELRALPGDLETYTVRWDGDEASIYHPDVEQVVFRAQPAPERSVQGGAPVGTRPPEVWRGERGHDFYPAPAVLAEIPGLWATVLEPHGHRVVGLRYFSAWGEWYVVEVDDASGEAYGWSCLGGDLSQGRWGLIDLPALESFHQEDDRSQLVVRDLDFTPDVAASVLPEGRPYDSCGDADCRVCLPDFMTEYVARLREIIAEHGFAVQAVLADEGSAAYCYTVGLHESLGHEFVMAGLDVRAMQGVLHSVVERFAGSSGPVAGEVLDGLLANGFRLLMRPVESLEPFAMLRAVYGRDTAVPYWQAVWPDRDGVFPTDASCSLSPGTQPLL
- a CDS encoding helix-turn-helix domain-containing protein; its protein translation is MSRWGKQQDRLVVRAVDVLSGVLNGAVPEPARRVVASRALLAVEELVFPMHEELVLEENADAAAREATGEQWAHDAAVRGWVIETLAEHATSYNELHEVWEDDLEYVEPRGDHPVWALLELAPFARRLRLLQEAAAKTAVGLGGDVGVGAHQIGHWAAGRSRPGEREREALAEALGVHRAWLHASRDEQPDVQLYRFASCPCEKPTAMTRLGLGREEPDWYDSPAEQAAAVHWCGGCRQGWVKDAAGWLLPLPPGEEPKPSHRDLAGLGRPFSSSPSVTFDEPWPRALWQLPAGRKGRARTAYQVPELLTREPQTLPVRPTAARIVVPEPVWGAGSAERLAANASWCRTCRALANAPEGAAGGPWVLLHRSEPRRGLSTWTYPTEKDALHHGAHLAMTYLQLDDGPLDPVALDLFVGQAHPQVIARFLELHPETTQFEVAELVPMRASEF
- a CDS encoding GNAT family N-acetyltransferase; the protein is MESVDTALDRLWPAELRTDHLFLRPVTHEDGLLVHKLLTDDRVRAHLGGPVTQERVAARQAAYPTTAGAWTVVRVADQQPIGLVTIGADHRREGRAEISYQLLPSAWGEGLGREAVAAAVSWWTDAVPGGGPLVAVTQKANLASCRMLESIGMIVVDEIDEHGARQCLYTPAGDQDDSDLRWVRLLAEHRDAVERRRGAQARATAAGQDLPDDLAVLTPEELARLCPARHGAYGRVCARRADHTPDLHLGRAQDGAWIAWLTTAGAS